A single region of the Schizosaccharomyces osmophilus chromosome 3, complete sequence genome encodes:
- a CDS encoding Thiamine transporter Thi9, producing MLDTTVSIVASSRLVFAVACDGVLPFSERPIKVDKHGQPKNDVHFISSVAAILLLSNLPSAVAFTSLMSATAVPTILSYIIIAFGRLFLSKDKFPKPRWLLGFLSKSFLVVTFLWNLFTAVILFSPRLIL from the coding sequence ATGTTGGACACAACCGTATCTATCGTAGCTTCAAGTAGACTTGTATTTGCTGTTGCTTGCGATGGTGTTCTCCCCTTTTCTGAGAGGCCGATCAAAGTGGATAAACATGGTCAGCCAAAAAATGATGTCCATTTTATATCTTCTGTAGCAGCTATACTTTTGTTGTCCAATTTACCCAGTGCTGTCGCCTTTACCTCTTTAATGTCGGCAACCGCTGTACCCACGATTCTCTCATATATTATCATAGCTTTCGGGagactttttctttccaaagatAAATTTCCCAAACCCAGGTGGTTACTTGGATTTCTATCCAAGTCTTTCCTGGTAGTAACCTTTTTGTGGAATTTATTCACCGCAGTCATCTTGTTTTCACCAAGGCTTATCCTGTAA
- a CDS encoding Amino acid permease, whose protein sequence is MMSTNYELGNVNHGGSWCLTFFCTACILVGYDAAGHVAEETKNASQTAARGPFYSALSNSIVSAGIVVVFLYCLPPSQTLYPLMKTNEHQPFVRFYAFA, encoded by the coding sequence ATGATGTCTACAAATTATGAGCTTGGGAACGTGAACCATGGAGGGTCTTGGtgtttgacttttttttgtacgGCTTGTATCCTCGTCGGTTACGACGCTGCTGGACATGTGGCCgaggaaacaaagaacgCCAGTCAAACTGCCGCCCGAGGGCCGTTTTACTCTGCTCTTTCTAATAGTATTGTAAGTGCCGGTATAGTGGTCGTTTTCCTGTATTGCCTCCCGCCAAGCCAAACCTTGTATCCTctaatgaaaacaaacgagCATCAACCATTCGTACGCTTCTATGCTTTTGCATAG
- a CDS encoding transmembrane transporter, which translates to MDIKKSLSKQEEIEEIKPIDEPVDASFLITWDSPTDSKNPKNWPYSRRWMQLVIVSVFALLGPMASSMVAPCLDQIAERFHVENSTEKALILSIYLLVFAVSPMISAPLSEIFGRRILLQAGNVIFIVFNMACGLAKTKAQMYIFRFLAGFGSATPMGLGSGTISDLFTPEERGRAVAVMSLAPLLGPTIGPVISGFIAEYTTYKWIFWSTTIFSGFVFALSIPFLTETYPKTLLGRKARKLNKKENTLKYHTEWRLEHIPQRKLVAPALMRPLKMLTTQPVVILCAGYMAIQYGILYLVLTTYPVLWTHDYHERSSIAGLHYIAPGLGLILGSQASGVFIDKTFRFLKMRNNGKMAPEFRVPVILLGTMFFPTGLIVYGWTAKYHTHWIGPDIGAAMFNVGLMLGWRGIQTYLIDTFIIYAASSTAVACCIRSLAAFGFPLFGQTLYDRLGYGWGNSLLAFIVLGSSIITCSVLWFGGKGLRTKSNMVVFKDE; encoded by the exons ATGGATATTAAGAAATCATTGTCAaagcaagaagaaattgaagaaatcaaacCCATTGATGAACCCGTTGATGCCTCTTTCTTGATTACATGGGACTCTCCAACTGATTCcaagaatccaaaaaacTGGCCCTACTCCAGAAGATGGATGCAGCTAGTTATCGTTTCTGTGTTCGCTCTATTGGGGCCCATGGCATCATCAATGGTGGCTCCCTGTCTCGACCAAATTGCTGAACGCTTTCATGTTGAAAACTCAACAGAGAAAGCCCTGATCCTCAGTATATACTTGCTGGTTTTTGCAGTTTCACCCATGATAAGCGCTCCCCTATCCGAAATATTTGGTCGTCGAATCTTACTACAAGCAGGAAATGTCATTTTTATTG TTTTTAATATGGCTTGTGGACTGGCAAAAACCAAAGCTCAAATGTACATTTTTCGGTTTTTAGCCGGCTTTGGTAGTGCAACACCAATGGGTTTAGGGAGCGGAAC AATAAGCGATCTCTTCACTCcagaagaaagaggaagagcTGTCGCAGTCATGTCTCTGGCTCCTTTGTTGGGTCCCACTATAGGGCCAGTCATTAGTGGATTTATCGCTGAATATACAACTTACAAATGGATCTTTTGGTCAACTACCATTTTCAGTGGGTTTGTATTTGCTCTCTCCATACCCTTTTTAACGGAAACGTATCCCAAAACCTTGTTGGGACGCAAAGCAAGAAagcttaataaaaaagagaacaCCCTGAAATACCATACAGAATGGCGCTTGGAGCACATTCCTCAGCGGAAACTTGTCGCTCCTGCCTTAATGCGACCATTAAAAATGTTGACAACACAACCTGTGGTAATTTTATGTGCAGGATATATGGCTATTCAATACG GTATTCTTTATCTTGTACTAACAACTTATCCTGTTTTGTGGACGCATGATTATCATGAGCGTTCCTCCATTGCTGGTTTACATTATATAGCTCCGGGTCTTGGTTTAATTTTAGGTAGTCAAGCATCTGGCGTTTTCATCGACAAGACCTTTCgttttctgaaaatgaGAAACAACGGAAAGATGGCTCCAGAATTTCGCGTCCCGGTTATTTTATTAGGTACTATGTTTTTCCCAACGGGCCTGATTGTTTATGGATGGACTGCCAAGTACCATACTCATTGGATTGGTCCTGATATTGGCGCCGCAATGTTTAATGTTGGTCTCATGTTGGGTTGGCGTGGTATTCAAACTTATTTAATTGATACCTTTATAATTTATGCTGCATCGTCAACTGCAGTTGCCTGTTGCATTCGCTCTCTTGCAGCGTTCGGTTTTCCATTATTTGGACAAACTCTTTACGATCGTTTAGGCTACGGATGGGGAAACTCGCTCTTAGCTTTTAT CGTTTTGGGATCTTCTATCATAACCTGTTCCGTCCTTTGGTTTGGAGGAAAGGGACTTCGAACAAAGTCCAATATGGTTGTCTTCAAGGATGAATAA